The window GGAAATATAAAGAGCAAATCTTTCTACCCTTGAGGAGCTCATGATCTAAAGGAGGAGACATTTAAATAACTACACACAGACAAGTTATATACacaacaaataggaaataatcagcaAAGGGAGAGCACTAGAATTAGGAGGGTTTGGGAAAGCtttcctatagaagatgggacttgaagccagggaaaccaggaggcaggGATGGGGAGGAAAATATTCCTAGGAATGGGGGATGGTCCCTAAAACTGCCTAGAGATGGAACATCTTATTCAAGGAAAAACCAAGAGGCCAGTGACACTGGATAGTATAAGGTATGGAAAGAATGGAAGATATGGATGGGGGTAGTTTATGAGGTGTTTGAAAAACAGATGATTTTGGTTTTGCTCCTGCATgaaatagggagccattggataCTGCTGAGTAGAGGGGTAGCATTAttagacctgtgttttaggaaagtCACTGGAGACTGACTAGAGAGGATTGGAAGGGGAGAGATTTGAAGAAGGCAGATCTATCAGCAAACTACTGCAATAATCCAGGCAAGAGATGATGAAGGCCTGCAATGGAGagatggcagtgtcagaggaaagaagggatgtGTTTGAGAGCTGTTGAAAAGGTTAACTCAACAGAtttttggcaacagattgaatatgggTGGATGAGAGAGAGTAAAGAGTCCATGATGatccttagtttcaaagttgGAGACCTGGGAGAATAGTGTTACCCTCCATAGTAATAGGAAGGATTGTCCTAGGAGCTTGGACAAATTACTGAATTTTTGTTCAGATGTAGAATGAGGATtaaaatagtatctacctcccaagttggtgagaatcaaataagaaaacacTTGGAAAGTGTTTTTATTTACTGACttagttttatttagtttttatttagcacagtgcctagcaagcactttatgaatttagttattataTCAACATCAACACCAACAtcaacaccatcatcatcatcatcatcatcctcctaTCCCTAGAGTAATAGCTTGCCTAATCTGGTAATAAAGGACAAAGGAGATGTGAAGAAACTAGCTGGAAAGAATTGCGAAGTATAAAGCAAGGGCCCAGCCATTGaggaatgagtgaataaataatggtatagaaatgaaatggaatatgattgtaccattggaaattatatatatatatatatgtgtgtgtgtgtgtgtgtgtgtgtgtgtgtgtgtgtgtatgtatatattaaaatacaCATAGACAGATAATagtggtttcagagaaacctggaaagggaaaggtaggagctgaggctgagtgaagtcagcagaaccaagagaataattccCACAGTGACTGCCACAAAGGAAAGGAAGtcaggagggaggaagagaagagccAGAGGGGGGTTTGTGACTTGCCTTGCATGAGAGAGCCCACCAGACTACAAGAGTGTGTTTGGGAGCAGAGAGCCATTCGACAGAATGTCTGcagtgtgtggggggtggggtgcgGGCTAGTTTGTGGGCATAGAATCTTAGGAATGGCAGCATAATAGAGGTGGAATAGCCCTTGACAACTGCCCTCCCCAGCCCTTTGGCTTCCTTCCGGTGATTACTCTAAACTTAGATGTGGGTGTCTGTGTTTGGGTGAAGGATGGACTCCCCTAACAGTTTTGGGTTGACAAGGACCAGAGAGGCTACCTAGTGTAGTGTATTCAATTGCTTTGTGATCCCTTGGACCATCCCTTGGATCAATAATGTCcatgggggttttcttggaaaaggtactggagtggtttgccatttccttctctggtggtTTAAATCAAACTGAGAAAGACTTGCCTAGAGTCTAGTAAATGTCTCAagactgaatctgaactcagatcttcttgactccaggtctggcactctacccaCAGTACCACCTAGAGGCCTCCTAACTCTTACCTGGATATAAATCTCCTTTATGATGTCCCAGTCTTTGTCTGAAGACCTCCAGGGAGGTGAAGCTCACTATCTCTTGAAGCTAACCACTCTGGCTTTGTATTGCATCAGTGGTCAGGATGTTTTCCTGGTGTGATGAAAGCAGATGAGGTTAGAAGGTAAGAATTCAGACTGAGATGGCATGACTAGCCCATCCTCCCTATCTGGACTGGGGCTCAGGAGTAAGAGCTGGTGAGGTGGGGCCTCAGAGCATGACAACATaatgtctcctcctcctcctcctcctcctctcatttCCTGGAGCTATGGACAAAAGGGTGTTCTGGGGGGAACCCTGGAGGGTTTGGAGGCAGAGGGTGATAATAGTTATGGAAGCAGTGAGAGTTGATTGAAAGCAgcctgtggggtggggtggggtggggacaCGGGCGGGGTGAGAAAGGTGGGGTACATGAGGGCAGCAGGTCTCTACCCACACTGGGTGCACTCGATTCTGTCCTttcctcttttgctttttctgtagTCCCCTTCTTGCCCCTTTAGAGGTTTCCTCAGGACAGGTTCAAGTCATTGAAGTATTTCCATCACCAGATGATCCTCGCATATTGGGAAATTCGGGGCGTGAGTCCAGTGTGGATGGGGGAGGCGGGGGCTCATGACTTTTTTATAGTTAACATTTCAGTGACCCAACCTCCACCCCATGGATCATGTAATTTAGAAAGGGACTTATGAGGTCGTGGCAAAGGGCAAAGACCTCTGTTAAAAACTCATAGACACTAGGAAGAGGTTGGAACTAAGAGAAAGACCCTGGAGAAAGCTTATCTTCATTTACCGCCTCTgtcccctttcctttttaataGGAGCATTCTGTAAAGCCTGTTCTACTCACTTCTCAGTTTGTATCTACTGGGCTTTTGTTGATGTTTTTACCTCTAACAAAAAACAAGGTTATTCTACACCCCATTTCTCTAGGCCCCTGTGCTTACTTTCCTATATGACCATCAATGAGCCAGAAAAAATGATGTAGGGCGATGTAGTAATGGATGAAGGAGTGTTTataggaaagagagaatgagtCCTCATTTCTTGTCCCTCCTGTGCCAGGAACATATTTGACTTCATATTCAAATGCAAAATCATTAACCCAAAGGAGAGTTCTAATGCCAATGGTTGACATTTAAATTTAGATAATATATATGTGAGGATAGTTAGGGGATGTATACATAGAAAGGGGCCTTCCATTGCCCCTCAAACCAAGTCACATATTGGTGGTCCCAAAATCTTCATTTCTGACATGGCCAGTTCTTTCTCTATGGGTGTGAGAAGGCTCAGATAGGATTTAGTGTAGAGGGTAGAGGGAGGGGGCAGAGTTTCAGTgctatttttgctattttcctGTGATAAGCCAATAAGGGCTGTTGGAGGCTCAGTTGAGGTCCTGAGCCCCCTAGGAGATGATGgtaccttcctcttcctctttcccagcTTGCTCATCCAATCCGTTTGTTGCTGGAATATACAGGGACCCCCTATAAGGAGCTACTCTATAGCTATGAGAAACGTGAGTGTAGAGGCCCAAGCATGTCTATATGTGTGGGTTGCAGGTTGCACTGTCTACACTATTGgcaggggaggtgggggaggctATTGGAACTGTTGAGGGTGGAACCATGACCCAGTAGAgtgactttttccattttcttcttctctcaacAGCTTCTGAAAATGGTAAAAATGAGTGGGTTAAAGACAGATACACTATTGGCCTTGACTTTCCCAATGTACGTTATTTCATGGATTGAGGGGTTAttatgtttgtgtgtctgtgaatGCATGCTGTAGGAACCTGGGGGGGGGGCTATTATTATCTACCTCTGGATGCTTGGTGTCTTTGCTGGCATACTGAAGTTCCTCATCCGGTCTTCTTGGTTCTTTCCTTTACATTGGGCACCGTGATCCAAACCTCTTGCACACACTGACAAGTCACATAAAAAGCACAGTGGAAAGTCCCGGGGTGTAGACCTCATGTACCAGTATCCGCCAGTTCTATCTCCTTCCATTGTTGGAatcattctctccctttcttaccttccttctCTCTGGGGGCCTCATCTCCTCCAAAGAGACTTTCCTACTAAAACCCTGACATCTATCTCTCTCCTCTACCTCACTTGGTGACACCCAACCAAGGACCCAAGCATTTAAATCAATTCTAAGGGTAAAAAGTAGTGATTTATCCTTCATTTGCTGCTCTTGATTTATCTcagtgattgtgtgtgtgtgtgtgcaagtgtgggtgggagagagagggggagagagagagagagagaatgagaatgtgtGGGTACATTCTAGTGTGCTAATTCCATATTGTGTAGAATATGATCTCCTAGAGGACCAGAAGTGCTGAGTGGTACTCAAGCCGGGGTCCAAAAAATCTCTTAGTTCTTGTGTACCTAGAAGGAAGACACACGGGGCTGGCTCCGGGATATGAGCAGAGAAGACACACAGTgattttcctgttgaccttccagCTCCCTTACTTGATTGATGGGAACATCAAGATCACTCAGAGCAATGCTATCTTACGCTACATTGGACGCAAGCATAagatgtgtgagtgtgtgtggtgGGGAGATGGGTCAAAGAGTGATCCCAAACCACCTGGGGGCAGGAAGGGGGAGGCAGGGGGAGGCAGGACAGGGTTGGATGAGCCTGTGTCATGCCTTGGCACAGGTGGGGATACTGAGGAAGAGAGAGTGCGGGTGGATATTTTGGAGAGTCAAGCCATGGATTTTCGAATGCAGCTGGTGCGGGTCTGCCACAACCCAAATTTTGTGAGTAGGATGCTGCCTTCCTGGGGAGGCAAGCAGTGGTGAGTGCTCTAGAAGGGAGGCGGCGAGGGAAGGAGtctgagagagagaaatcctCAGAAATCCTCGCCTTACTTCAACCAATCATCTCAGtgtaagggtgtgtgtgtgtgtgtgtgtgtgtgtgtgtgtgtgtgtgtgtgtgtgtgtgtgtgtgtgtgtgatggggagggagagatgCTCAGATAGGTGAACAACCTACACTTCTCATTAAAGTCATATGTGTAAGTATATATTCTCACACTGCCAGGATATGACTATCACTCTCTAGAAACATTGCCCTCtctaccttttccctttctcccagcccAGAATTAAGGGGCGCCTTCCTGTCCTCCCAGGGAACATTTACCTCTGGATTCCCAATTAAtcaatggacaaatatttaccaCAGGATAATAGGAAAAAACACTGGATTCAGCCTTAGAGTCACAGGTTGTGTTTCTGAAACTTAATGGTCACACGtagtagttgtgtgatcttagaaaATCACAATCCCTTTGAATCCCAGtcttcttatttgtaaaatcctACCTGCACTGCTCCCCTCCCAGGGTTTTTATGCTTTGTAAACTGTAGAGCACCagataaatatgagttattattaattatttcccttTAAGGAGACTATAACCATGCTTATAATACATGCAAGAACCAACAATTGTGGACAAATGCAAGATAAAGAATTAAATGCTATGGTATAATTAACTGTATTTTTACAGGGTTTTAGAATAGGGACCCAATTGGAGTTCCATGAATAGATTTTAGGGAGCTATGACCTtgtatgggaaaaaatattgcacCTTTATTTTCACTGAGTTCTAACTGAAAGTCAgcattttctttagtttcttaaaaacattttgagaaagGGTTCTTGGCTTCTTCAGATTGCCAACCATATCTATGATGACAAAAAAGTGAAATGTTTCTCTTTAAGAGGCAGCAGGTGAGGTTGGGAAGATGGaatggggagtggggtggggtttAGATCCTACAGATATCACTTAATAACTGGGTAAAAATAGTGGAGTCTCTTACATTCTCTGAGTATTTAGTTACAATATTGATATTCTAATGTAGACTGATGGGGATGTGAGGATTTTCCAAGCCAATGAAAGTTCAGGTCCTTGTTAAATCAATAAATGACCTgttttattctttgatccaggCCAGCAGTTCTCAAAAGTAGTCCAAGTCTCTGAAACCTTTCAGGGATCCTCAAGGTCCAAAATAATTTCAtaacaaaactaaaatattttcatttctaatgggataaatattgaaaaatacaaTACATATGAccaaaaggcagctaggtggaacaataGATAGAGAaccaacactggagtcaggaaccAACACtgatttcaaatgtgaccacagatctttctagctgtgagaccttgggtaagtcacttaatcctctccagagaaaaaaaagaaagaaaagagtataaACAGATCCTGGGACTGCTGACCTTACTATTAGTACTTGTAGAGAGTCTAGAGAGAAGATGAATGTGGGCTATAGTCAGTAGGGTAGCTTTCAATAAAGGAAGTAGGTGAAccttaaaggggaaaagaattgggataaaagataggaaggaaagacaaTCCAGGAgtagaaaatcatagaaaatgtACAGAGTAGGAAATGAGCCTGGTGAGATTTTTTTGCCAGCACAGGAAGAGAATCATTTAGCTATTAGCAGAGGAAGAATGTCATAGAGCAGTGGCTATAAGACTCAATAGGGAAGgcaaagtcagagagaaaaattTAGACTGGATGCAGTGAGAGGCAAGAGGGAACTACTGGGGGGGACATGATGAAatccattttttaatatatttgtcaagtttattttttaaataggtcatttgtattttttaaaatttgaattttacaatttttcccctaaatcctgcttccctcccctaccccccccccacagaaggcagtctgttagcctttacattggtATGCAttgctctaagttgaatgtaatgagaaatGAAATCCATCTTTTAAGAAGATTAGTAGGGCTGAGATTTGATGGGTTGATAAGAGGGCAGAAAAAGTAGAGGATCAGCGACTTATTTAGGAAGCCAAATGTGATGAGGACCTCAAATATAGTAGTGAAGGTCAGAAAGGGAGAGGTAGCTCTGAGGAATTTTTTAGGGGAATAATGAATACAATCGGGACTGATGATTTGAGCAGTAAAAGAGCAGAATAGGAAATGAATCAATCAAGTATTAAGTGCTTCCTAGCCAAACATCTGGGActaagagacaaaaataaaatagtctctgccctcaaggagcttctattctaTGAGAGATGGGGTAAGAAATGTGTGCTTATGTAAGTACCTGTGAAATATGTATccaataaatacaagataattatattaatttgggAGGGAAGGGACCAAGGGAAGGTTCTGTGTAGGAGGATACAGAAAGCGAGGGCTTCAAAGGCAGAAGTGAGAACGGAGACAGCCTGTGTAAAAGCAAGGAGAGAGGAGATGGAATGCTGTAGATAAGAACAAGCTGATCAGAATTGCAGGTGTATGTTGGGGCCAATTCTAACCAGCTTGCAGagcttgttaaattttcagtgtatttaTACATCAGAAACCAGCAATTGCTACAAAAAAAGGCCTTTGATTGTTCAGATTTAAAATGTTAATGTTGTAGATTAAGTTCAAATGAaagctattcctttttttttcttttctggagagTTCACTTGTTAGATGTTTACTAGGATATCTCTGCCCTATGACTTTGTGAAGGAAATAAGCCCTTTTATATGTTAAAAACTCATCTAACCAGCATAAAACAAAAAGCTTTAGATACCTGAGAGCGTGATTGAATGGGAGGCCTTTCAGGTCTAGAATCATGATTGCTTAAAATAAATCCccagaaaattcaaaaatatattcatgGAGTATAGaattaaaacattcttttttctcaGTCTGGGTTTTCTGGATGATAAGCTTGGAACGGTAGATCAGAGCTAAGTTAAAGAGAGGAGCGTATAATTAGTGACACAATCAAATCCAGGCTTTCAGAATATCAATTGGTGTGGATaatggattggagaggagagagacttgaCATAGGGATACCAATTAGGAGGCAACAGTTCATCTGAGAGGGGATGAGGCCCACCTTAAGTAGGGTGGtgactgtgtgagtggagagaa is drawn from Macrotis lagotis isolate mMagLag1 chromosome 5, bilby.v1.9.chrom.fasta, whole genome shotgun sequence and contains these coding sequences:
- the LOC141488356 gene encoding glutathione S-transferase Mu 7-like isoform X3; translated protein: MILAYWEIRGLAHPIRLLLEYTGTPYKELLYSYEKPSENGKNEWVKDRYTIGLDFPNLPYLIDGNIKITQSNAILRYIGRKHKMCGDTEEERVRVDILESQAMDFRMQLVRVCHNPNFENMRLIYLQQLPKSLHLFSCFLGTRKWFAGKKGLKKISAYMNSPRYLPKPVFLKMAKWGTQ
- the LOC141488356 gene encoding glutathione S-transferase Mu 4-like isoform X1, which translates into the protein MILAYWEIRGLAHPIRLLLEYTGTPYKELLYSYEKPSENGKNEWVKDRYTIGLDFPNLPYLIDGNIKITQSNAILRYIGRKHKMCGDTEEERVRVDILESQAMDFRMQLVRVCHNPNFENMRLIYLQQLPKSLHLFSCFLGTRKWFAGKKMTFVDFSMYDILDLNLKFLPTCLDLFPNLQEFLTRFEGLKKISAYMNSPRYLPKPVFLKMAKWGTQ